CATTATTTGATAGATTAAGGTACCTCAGATGTATCAATTTCCCCAAGTTCCTCGGCAGTTCCCCCAAAAAATCATTCACACTCAAGTCTAATGCCCTAAGGCATACCAAATGTTTGAATAAATTAGGTGGGGGTTGAGGAGTGAAGGAATGACCAGATGTGCAGCAAACAATGTGTGCAGATATTTCAAATTATGGATAGTGCTAGGAAATCCAACCCTTCCTGCGCTAATTAAGGTTGCATGACGAGCCTTTTGGAAGGAGGAAGCCATCCTCACTTCcttttcatcatcaatctccaGAATGAAGCATTCATTCTTGGTCAAATATTGGGCAAGATCATGCACTATGTCATGCATCTTGCACGATATTATGTTGCCCTCATCATCTCTACGAAAATCTTGGAAAAGTGACCGTGACACCAAGTCTTCAAAGTAGTCTCCCCCTGTTTTCTCCATCTCTATACTTTCTCTAGAATTGAGATAGCTATTTGCCATCCACAACTTGATCAATCTATCTTTCCTAATGATTTGATCTTTTGGGAAGACAGCACAATATGAGAAGCAACGTTTAACAGCAGAGGATAAATCATAATAACTCAACAATAAAGGAGTGGAAAGATGTTTCTCAATCACATCAAGTTGCCATATTTCATTATTCAAAATACTCTCCCAATCttctttattatcttttaagCGCATGAGACTCCCTAAAACTTTTGCAGCAAGAGGCAAGCCCCTACACTTGTCTGCTATTTTCCTGCCAATGTTTTCTAGTTCTTCAACTTTTTCTCTACTCCTTCCGTAAAAGGCTATGTTACTGAACAATGACCGACATTGCTCCTTGGACAATTCTCCCAAGGGGTGCTTGTACGTGGTTCCCATCATTGTAGAAACGTTTTCGTTTCGTGTGGTCACCAAAATTCTACTTCCCGGTGCCCCACCCTTGAGAGAACTCTCTACTTGTTCCCACAATTCATAGTTTTCAGTCCAAACATCATCTAGCACGAGTAGGAACTTCTTATCGGCAATAAGTGTGCAAATTTTTTGTTGTACAGCTTCCAGATCATGGAAACCAGAAGACTCTTTCTGGAGGGCTTCAAGAATAGCCCTAGAAATCCTCATTGGGTCAAAAGGATCAGACACACAGACCCACATCCTTTCATGGAAATAGGACTTCACCTTTTCGTGGTTGTATGCTAATTGAGCAAGAGTTGTTTTGCCGATCCCTCCCATCCCAACTATGGAGATGATGTAGAGGGAGGAGCTTTCTTGGCAACTCCCACCCAACAGCTTGCCTATTATAATGTTTATATCTGCATCCCGACCACAGAACTGGCTAACATCAATTACAGAACTGGTTATACGTCTATGTGGTTGCTGGATGGTACTACTTGACACAAAATTGAACTGATTTCTCTCATTTGCAATGGCATCTAGTTGTTTTTTATGTCCTTAATCTGAAGAGCAATATCATGGCGCAAAGAAACTTGTTTGAAGCAAACACAAGGGGAGGGAAGGCAGGAACTTATCTTGGGCTTAGGGATGCCAGGGTTTTCAGCTGCAATCTGTAATTTGAGAAGAGCAGTGTTCCACCCATCCACCACGTCATCCATCTGGTAGGAGATGTCCTTGAGCCTTTCTAACCAAACTTTTACAAGTTCTTCTGTGAACTGTCTCTTCTCTGCATCTCCAAGAACAGCTCTGATGCTCTGGAGTGTGCTTTTTAGGTTGTCCACCTCGCTTTTGACACCCACCACCAGTGTAACTTGTTGACGAATCTGTTGTTCCAAGACTGAAGCCAATCGCTCCAGCACGATAGAAACAAGAGCATCCGCCATAAGGGTTGATGAATTAGGTGGGGTTGATGAATCAAAGAAAATGGACAGATACAACTAAGATCAATGGAGAGAAAGGATGTGGAGCTTTGGCGAGCTTAATTATGTTCCCTTTAATAGAATGGAAGAGAGGTATAAATGGATTACTTAAAAATGGCATTTCTATATGACAAGATATGCTGATCTTCTTCATCActtcttccctttcttttccttctcaaGAGAAACCTCCAAATCCAATGCCCAAATCTGCATGGAAAAGCATTTCTTGCCTCTTTGGAATGGCATTGCCTGTTACACAAGTTTTGGACAAAGGCAAAGCATCTTACTGGATAGATTTTATATTCCAATCTTGCACTGCACTTTGTCCAAAACATTTCTCCACTTTAATTCAGGTACGAATCCACTTTCAATTCTATTCTAGAAAAGGCTAAGCTGATTTCtagtgtttatatatatatatatatccttacAAATAATAAGTctcttagaaaattttaaacatcACTATAAAGAatttataagaatttatttgGTCACAACCACAAAAACTATTatcacaaatataattaaaaaaaattaccctaatattgttgttatttaattatttgtacTAACTCTGACAttacatttgttttaaaaatcggataAGACCAATCAATCAAATCATTGACCAAACCTCAATCCTATTTAGTTCAATTAATTGGATCAGAATGGGGTCAAAATGGCATTGAACCAGAGTGAAACTGACAGTACAACCGCTAAACTGGTGAGTCGGCTTAG
This portion of the Vitis riparia cultivar Riparia Gloire de Montpellier isolate 1030 unplaced genomic scaffold, EGFV_Vit.rip_1.0 scaffold709_pilon_pilon, whole genome shotgun sequence genome encodes:
- the LOC117910315 gene encoding putative disease resistance protein RGA3, with amino-acid sequence MADALVSIVLERLASVLEQQIRQQVTLVVGVKSEVDNLKSTLQSIRAVLGDAEKRQFTEELVKVWLERLKDISYQMDDVVDGWNTALLKLQIAAENPGIPKPKINAIANERNQFNFVSSSTIQQPHRRITSSVIDVSQFCGRDADINIIIGKLLGGSCQESSSLYIISIVGMGGIGKTTLAQLAYNHEKVKSYFHERMWVCVSDPFDPMRISRAILEALQKESSGFHDLEAVQQKICTLIADKKFLLVLDDVWTENYELWEQVESSLKGGAPGSRILVTTRNENVSTMMGTTYKHPLGELSKEQCRSLFSNIAFYGRSREKVEELENIGRKIADKCRGLPLAAKVLGSLMRLKDNKEDWESILNNEIWQLDVIEKHLSTPLLLSYYDLSSAVKRCFSYCAVFPKDQIIRKDRLIKLWMANSYLNSRESIEMEKTGGDYFEDLVSRSLFQDFRRDDEGNIISCKMHDIVHDLAQYLTKNECFILEIDDEKEVRMASSFQKARHATLISAGRVGFPSTIHNLKYLHTLFAAHLVIPSLLNPHLIYSNICLLEKLPQGMRKLINLRHLELYGSEVSELPKGIGRLTSLRTLTRFPIIGDHFRRDVCKIGELKNLNSLRGGLVISGIANVKDAEEAGEAELKNKKHLHHLELRDFGRLASAASKGVAEALQPHQNLKSLKISDYDAATEFPSWIAASSLPN